The window GTTTTGCTTCTAATTTTTATTATTCTTTATTTCGTGTGTTATTAGCTAATTGCTTTTGCTAAATTATTGTTATACAATTCCCCTCAAGGGGTAATAGGGCAAGCATGTTGGGAATCTTTTTAGGAACTGGTTCATTTAATGGCGTTCCTCAGCTAAATTGCAGTTGTAGAGTATGCAGTTCAAACTTAGACAGGAATAAAAGACTTAGAAGTTCATTTTTTCTAAATGTGTCTGGGTTGAATGTGGTAATTGACACGGGTCCTGATATTCGAACTCAACTTTTAAGAGAAAATATTTCAAAGATTGACTTAGTGCTTTATACACATGAACATTCTGATCATTTTATGGGCTTAGACGACCTTAGGCCTTACACCAACACCTCTCCATTAAACATTTATGCACGGGAGAGCTCTCTACAACAAATTAAGAATGCTTTTCCGCAGAATTTCTCATCAGAATTACCTCTTTATGCCAAAACCAATCTTATTCCTAATTTGGCACGAGACTTAGAGAAAATTATTTTCAAAGATTTAGAAATAATACCCATTCCTTTACTTCATTCTCAAAGCATAAATAGTATAGGATATAGAATAAATAATCTGGCATATCTTACTGACGTTAAGTCTATTCCTGATACTTCATACGAATACTTAAAGGGATTAGATACACTCGTAATAGATGCTTCAAGCATAGAACCTAATCCTGTGCATCTAAATTTCGATGAGGCTACTTGTGAGGTTGAAAAAATAAAACCTAAGGTTACTTATTTTACTCATCTTTCACATGACATCATCTATGAAGAATTTGACCATTTAGCTAAAGATAATATCTATTTGGCTTATGATGGTCTAAAGATTAATATTTAAATTTAAGATTGATACATCCCTATTAGTGGCATTACGGGTGGATTTTTATCTCTTTATACTTTCTTAATTCTAGTTGCACAATCAGATTGGATACCTTATGGAGGAGATACTACCAAATGGGCAATCGCACCTAGTGGTTGGTTTCCAGTTATTGATGCAAGGGAATA of the Candidatus Borreliella tachyglossi genome contains:
- a CDS encoding MBL fold metallo-hydrolase: MLGIFLGTGSFNGVPQLNCSCRVCSSNLDRNKRLRSSFFLNVSGLNVVIDTGPDIRTQLLRENISKIDLVLYTHEHSDHFMGLDDLRPYTNTSPLNIYARESSLQQIKNAFPQNFSSELPLYAKTNLIPNLARDLEKIIFKDLEIIPIPLLHSQSINSIGYRINNLAYLTDVKSIPDTSYEYLKGLDTLVIDASSIEPNPVHLNFDEATCEVEKIKPKVTYFTHLSHDIIYEEFDHLAKDNIYLAYDGLKINI